A genomic region of Friedmanniella luteola contains the following coding sequences:
- a CDS encoding EcsC family protein: MIVRGIGPVATMVSQPHAAGGVLRRVLEVAIDGYGKVPGAKASAARQLQRHEGSVDRAVEGLIDFHVRLASAQGFVTNLGGAVALPVAVPANLTGVAVVQIRMVAAIAHLRGYDLDDNRVRTALVMCLLGGEGVVKLIKEGKLPTSPMAVATAPVFDPELDARVADAVVTDLASRVGGKNLALVLTKRVPLVGGGIGAVVDGLATHQIGRYAKSELLRRRALGG, from the coding sequence ATGATCGTCCGCGGGATCGGCCCCGTCGCCACCATGGTGTCCCAGCCGCACGCCGCGGGCGGGGTGCTCCGCCGGGTGCTCGAGGTGGCCATCGACGGGTACGGCAAGGTGCCCGGCGCCAAGGCCAGCGCCGCCCGCCAGCTGCAGCGCCACGAGGGCTCGGTCGACCGGGCCGTCGAGGGGCTGATCGACTTCCACGTCCGGCTCGCCTCCGCCCAGGGCTTCGTGACCAACCTCGGCGGCGCCGTCGCGCTCCCGGTCGCCGTCCCGGCCAACCTGACCGGCGTCGCCGTCGTCCAGATCCGGATGGTCGCCGCCATCGCGCACCTGCGCGGGTACGACCTCGACGACAACCGCGTCCGCACGGCCCTGGTGATGTGCCTGCTGGGCGGTGAGGGGGTGGTGAAGCTCATCAAGGAGGGCAAGCTGCCGACCTCGCCGATGGCCGTCGCGACCGCCCCGGTGTTCGACCCCGAGCTGGACGCCCGCGTCGCCGACGCCGTGGTGACGGACCTGGCCAGCCGCGTCGGCGGCAAGAACCTCGCCCTGGTGCTGACCAAGCGGGTGCCGCTGGTCGGGGGCGGGATCGGCGCCGTCGTCGACGGCCTGGCGACCCACCAGATCGGCCGCTACGCCAAGTCCGAGCTGCTGCGCCGGCGCGCGCTGGGCGGCTGA
- the aat gene encoding leucyl/phenylalanyl-tRNA--protein transferase, translated as MAESPFGPPELWRHDDLVAVSREFDVGLVLQAYRSGLFPMPARGSLMGWWSPLDRAVLPLDGLRVSRSLRKMAHRYEVRVDTDFEGVLAGCGDPRRPDGWIDDAVRRVYRQLHAAGTVHSVEAWTPDGQLAGGLYGVSIGGLFAGESMFHRPDIGRDASKVALVGLVDLLREAGGDTRLLDVQWATPHLQSLGVVEVPRPHYLRLLAAALPLDPPAWTPGPRVPSTS; from the coding sequence GTGGCCGAGTCACCGTTCGGACCCCCCGAGCTCTGGCGGCACGACGACCTCGTCGCCGTCAGCCGCGAGTTCGACGTGGGCCTGGTGCTGCAGGCCTACCGCAGCGGCCTGTTCCCCATGCCGGCGCGCGGCTCGCTGATGGGCTGGTGGTCGCCCCTGGACCGGGCGGTGCTGCCGCTCGACGGCCTCCGGGTCAGCCGCTCGCTCCGCAAGATGGCGCACCGCTACGAGGTCCGCGTCGACACCGACTTCGAGGGCGTGCTCGCCGGCTGCGGCGACCCGCGGCGTCCCGACGGCTGGATCGACGACGCGGTCCGCCGGGTGTACCGGCAGCTGCACGCGGCCGGCACCGTGCACTCGGTGGAGGCCTGGACCCCGGACGGCCAGCTGGCCGGCGGTCTCTACGGCGTCAGCATCGGCGGCCTCTTCGCGGGCGAGTCCATGTTCCACCGGCCCGACATCGGCCGGGACGCCTCCAAGGTCGCGCTGGTCGGGCTGGTCGACCTGCTGCGCGAGGCGGGCGGCGACACCCGGCTGCTCGACGTCCAGTGGGCGACACCGCACCTGCAGAGCCTCGGCGTGGTCGAGGTGCCGCGGCCGCACTACCTGCGCCTGCTGGCGGCGGCGCTGCCCCTCGACCCCCCGGCCTGGACGCCGGGGCCGCGGGTGCCCTCGACCTCCTGA
- a CDS encoding Fpg/Nei family DNA glycosylase, which produces MPEMPEVESLAVFLRQRCVGRVIARVELTAFSALKTYEPPLSALNGLEIDGVERHGKYLDVSAQGLHLVFHLARAGWLRWKDTLPDTPAKPGKGPLALRVRLDDGSGFDLTEAGTQRKLAVHVVADPQDIAMVATLGPDPLSPEFDEDALRAVLTRAGRAQLKGVLKDQRTIAGIGNAYSDEILHAAKLSPFKPSSSLTPDELTVLYRAVKDELGGAIARAEGLAAKDLKGEKKSGLRVHGRAGQPCDVCGDTIAEVSFADSSLQYCPTCQTGGKKLADRRLSKLLK; this is translated from the coding sequence GTGCCCGAGATGCCGGAGGTCGAGTCGCTCGCGGTGTTCCTGCGCCAGCGCTGCGTGGGCCGGGTCATCGCCCGGGTGGAGCTGACCGCGTTCAGCGCGCTCAAGACCTACGAGCCGCCCCTGTCGGCGCTCAACGGCCTGGAGATCGACGGGGTCGAGCGGCACGGCAAGTACCTCGACGTCTCGGCCCAGGGCCTGCACCTGGTGTTCCACCTGGCCCGGGCCGGCTGGCTCCGCTGGAAGGACACGCTGCCCGACACCCCGGCGAAGCCCGGCAAGGGGCCGCTGGCGCTCCGCGTCCGGCTCGACGACGGCTCCGGCTTCGACCTCACCGAGGCCGGCACCCAGCGCAAGCTCGCCGTGCACGTGGTCGCCGACCCGCAGGACATCGCCATGGTGGCGACGCTGGGGCCCGACCCGCTCAGCCCCGAGTTCGACGAGGACGCGCTGCGCGCCGTGCTGACCCGGGCCGGCCGGGCCCAGCTCAAGGGGGTCCTCAAGGACCAGCGGACCATCGCCGGGATCGGCAACGCCTACTCCGACGAGATCCTGCACGCGGCCAAGCTCAGCCCCTTCAAGCCGTCGAGCTCGCTGACCCCGGACGAGCTCACCGTGCTCTACCGGGCGGTGAAGGACGAGCTGGGCGGCGCCATCGCCCGGGCCGAGGGCCTGGCGGCCAAGGACCTCAAGGGGGAGAAGAAGTCGGGGCTGCGGGTGCACGGCCGCGCCGGGCAGCCCTGCGACGTCTGCGGCGACACCATCGCGGAGGTCTCGTTCGCCGACTCCTCCCTGCAGTACTGCCCGACCTGCCAGACCGGGGGCAAGAAGCTGGCCGACCGCCGGCTGTCCAAGCTGCTCAAGTAG
- a CDS encoding rhodanese-like domain-containing protein yields MTSEVPTIHAADVDGLLAQGWRLLDVRTDEEWASGRIPGSQHVPMDQVVARLEEIEDRTLVVCAVGGRSARVTQYLRAQGREALNVEGGVHGWAAGGGPIEA; encoded by the coding sequence GTGACCTCCGAGGTACCGACCATCCACGCGGCCGACGTCGACGGCCTGCTCGCGCAGGGCTGGCGGCTGCTCGACGTGCGCACCGACGAGGAGTGGGCCAGCGGGCGCATCCCCGGATCTCAGCACGTGCCGATGGACCAGGTGGTCGCCCGGCTGGAGGAGATCGAGGACCGCACGCTCGTGGTCTGCGCCGTGGGCGGCCGCTCCGCGCGGGTCACCCAGTACCTGCGGGCCCAGGGCCGCGAGGCGCTCAACGTCGAGGGCGGCGTGCACGGCTGGGCGGCGGGCGGCGGGCCCATCGAGGCCTGA
- a CDS encoding glycerophosphodiester phosphodiesterase, with product MSAIFAHRGWSARHPEMTRAAYQAAIGWAATTGAELGLECDVQFSADDQLVCLHDEDLRRTAGLPDRPVDLTVAELKRLDFGSWVRVSPEPEERELVTLAELLTMTAEARAAGAAVTLAIETKHPNPRALDVEDRLAAMLADRGWDGPDAPVRLITFDLDSLERLGRLLPGVPRTLLVHRDLTPWWDCALPDVTVVGVDLTLLRRDPGFVEHLLSQGREVHAFTVNHPDDVRFLRDLGVSGFTTDCPPEVHAVLDEPLRPSAAA from the coding sequence GTGTCAGCGATCTTCGCTCACCGGGGCTGGTCCGCCAGGCATCCCGAGATGACGCGAGCCGCCTACCAGGCGGCCATCGGATGGGCAGCGACGACGGGCGCCGAGCTGGGGCTCGAGTGCGACGTGCAGTTCAGCGCCGACGACCAGCTCGTGTGCCTCCACGACGAGGACCTGCGGCGCACGGCCGGCCTGCCGGACCGGCCCGTGGACCTCACCGTGGCCGAGCTCAAGCGGCTGGACTTCGGTTCCTGGGTGCGGGTGAGCCCCGAGCCCGAGGAGCGCGAGCTGGTCACGCTCGCCGAGCTGCTCACCATGACGGCGGAGGCGCGGGCGGCGGGGGCGGCGGTGACGCTGGCCATCGAGACCAAGCACCCCAACCCGCGGGCGCTGGACGTCGAGGACCGGTTGGCGGCCATGCTCGCCGACCGGGGGTGGGACGGCCCGGACGCCCCCGTCCGGCTGATCACCTTCGACCTGGACAGCCTGGAGCGGCTCGGTCGCCTGCTGCCGGGGGTGCCGCGCACCCTGCTGGTGCACCGTGACCTGACGCCGTGGTGGGACTGCGCGCTGCCCGACGTCACCGTCGTGGGGGTCGACCTGACCCTGCTGCGCCGCGACCCCGGCTTCGTCGAGCACCTGCTCAGCCAGGGTCGCGAGGTGCACGCCTTCACCGTCAACCACCCCGACGACGTCCGCTTCCTGCGCGACCTCGGCGTCTCGGGCTTCACCACCGACTGCCCGCCCGAGGTCCACGCGGTGCTCGACGAGCCGCTGCGGCCCTCCGCCGCCGCCTGA
- a CDS encoding arginine deiminase, which yields MSETAVARPGVRSEVGRLRTVMLHRPGAELKRLTPRNNDALLFDGLPWVDRAQTEHDAFAAVLRSRGVEVLYLAELLTQTLAGAAAREQAIALTLADLRLGDRLRGYLRGMAGDLDPEALAGVLMAGLRNDEVDGSGSLVTALLPDQEFLVNPLPNLLFTRDSSVWVQDRVTITSLAMHARRRETQLTELIYTFHPRFAGVERIHGWQQEHLEGGDVMALADGVLAVGVGERTTPAGAERLARTAFAEGLAHTVLAVPIDQDRATMHLDTICTMVDTDAVVMYPNVAHRLAALTVRAGRDGDLEVDGPVPFLEAAARAMGIDQLRLIDTGLDPVTAEREQWDDGNNTLAIEPKVAVAYERNEETNSRLAAAGIEVLAIAGSELGSGRGGPRCMSCPISRD from the coding sequence ATGAGCGAGACAGCTGTCGCACGCCCGGGCGTGCGCTCCGAGGTCGGCCGTCTGCGGACGGTCATGCTGCACCGGCCCGGGGCGGAGCTGAAGCGGCTCACCCCGCGCAACAACGACGCCCTGCTCTTCGACGGGCTGCCCTGGGTGGACCGCGCCCAGACCGAGCACGACGCCTTCGCCGCGGTGCTGCGCAGCCGCGGCGTCGAGGTCCTCTACCTCGCCGAGCTGCTGACGCAGACGCTGGCCGGGGCCGCCGCCCGCGAGCAGGCGATCGCCCTGACCCTCGCCGACCTCCGGCTGGGTGACCGGCTCCGGGGCTACCTGCGCGGCATGGCGGGCGACCTCGACCCGGAGGCGCTGGCCGGGGTGCTGATGGCCGGGCTGCGCAACGACGAGGTGGACGGCTCCGGCAGCCTCGTCACCGCACTGCTCCCCGACCAGGAGTTCCTCGTCAACCCGCTGCCGAACCTGCTGTTCACCCGCGACTCCAGCGTCTGGGTGCAGGACCGGGTGACGATCACGTCCCTCGCGATGCACGCGCGGCGGCGGGAGACCCAGCTGACCGAGCTGATCTACACCTTCCACCCCCGCTTCGCCGGCGTGGAACGGATCCACGGGTGGCAGCAGGAGCACCTCGAGGGCGGCGACGTGATGGCCCTGGCCGACGGCGTGCTGGCGGTCGGGGTCGGCGAGCGGACGACCCCCGCCGGCGCGGAGCGGCTGGCGCGGACCGCCTTCGCCGAGGGCCTGGCCCACACCGTCCTCGCGGTGCCGATCGACCAGGACCGCGCGACCATGCACCTCGACACCATCTGCACGATGGTCGACACCGATGCGGTGGTGATGTACCCGAACGTCGCGCACCGGCTGGCCGCCCTGACGGTGCGGGCGGGCCGCGACGGCGACCTGGAGGTCGACGGCCCGGTGCCCTTCCTCGAGGCCGCGGCCCGGGCGATGGGCATCGACCAGCTGCGGCTGATCGACACCGGGTTGGACCCGGTGACCGCCGAGCGCGAGCAGTGGGACGACGGCAACAACACCCTGGCCATCGAGCCGAAGGTCGCGGTGGCCTACGAGCGCAACGAGGAGACGAACTCCCGGCTGGCGGCGGCGGGCATCGAGGTGCTGGCCATCGCCGGCTCCGAGCTCGGCTCGGGGCGCGGCGGCCCGCGCTGCATGTCCTGCCCGATCAGCCGGGACTGA
- a CDS encoding glycosyltransferase, producing MSSALARVACIIPAKDEQERIAATVTAARALPHVDLVLVCDDGSSDATGQHAAAAGAVVVTHRRNRGKAAAVESGVNALGGMEQRDGRPECGTLLLLDADLGASAAACAPLITPVVAGRADLTIAVLPEQQTEDGGSPGGFGLVMGTAARGITELTGWTPQAPLSGQRCLTRRAFELASPLAAGWGVEVGMTVDVLRAGLVVEEIPVALRHRATGRDLAGQLHRAKQLRDVTRALAARGLVQSGIDELRAKGLSSLLARRDRGR from the coding sequence GTGAGCTCAGCCCTGGCGCGCGTCGCGTGCATCATCCCCGCCAAGGATGAGCAGGAGCGGATCGCCGCCACGGTGACCGCCGCCCGAGCGCTGCCCCACGTGGACCTCGTGCTGGTCTGCGACGACGGCAGCAGCGACGCCACCGGCCAGCACGCCGCCGCCGCCGGTGCGGTCGTCGTCACCCACCGCCGGAACCGGGGCAAGGCCGCCGCCGTCGAGTCGGGGGTCAACGCGCTCGGCGGGATGGAGCAGCGCGACGGGCGGCCGGAGTGCGGCACCCTGCTGCTGCTGGACGCCGACCTGGGGGCCAGCGCGGCCGCCTGCGCGCCGCTGATCACCCCCGTCGTCGCGGGTCGGGCCGACCTCACCATCGCGGTGCTGCCCGAGCAGCAGACCGAGGACGGCGGCAGCCCCGGCGGGTTCGGCCTCGTGATGGGGACGGCCGCCCGCGGCATCACCGAGCTCACCGGGTGGACGCCGCAGGCCCCGCTGTCCGGCCAGCGCTGCCTGACCCGGCGCGCCTTCGAGCTCGCCAGCCCGCTGGCCGCGGGCTGGGGCGTCGAGGTGGGGATGACCGTCGACGTGCTGCGGGCCGGGCTGGTGGTGGAGGAGATCCCCGTCGCGCTGCGCCACCGGGCCACCGGCCGCGACCTCGCCGGCCAGCTGCACCGGGCCAAGCAGCTCCGCGACGTCACCCGGGCGCTGGCCGCCCGCGGGCTGGTGCAGTCCGGGATCGACGAGCTCCGGGCCAAGGGCCTCTCCTCGCTGCTGGCCCGGCGGGACCGGGGCCGGTGA
- the mptB gene encoding polyprenol phosphomannose-dependent alpha 1,6 mannosyltransferase MptB, which translates to MSARRRRRRRPGNPAKPPAPVYRPVLWHRDHRFGVAGIVGATALTLLAGFLGPSAVTLTLGPRRSLLPPWYLPAGVVQPNEWVVSSLVWSAILVGAAGLFVAMRALADGWQPRVRRLFALGTGLSLVTITVPPLTSADVLMYAAYGRLQAIGRDPYELTPAEVFRVQFDPVLRWTERPWQDTPSVYGPITSWLQLLANRLGGENMHDIVFWLQVFAVVPFILAGAGVVMLAHGDARRQARAALLTIANPVLIWAVVAGAHNEALSVMFAVAGLMMMRKSPFAAGIGIGLAGCAKVSIGIWGLAMLWAYRREPKKALLLCLGTALPMGWAYVIWQPTAFFQALRNGGYVSVGSWANPVFRFLDLFMTGFNAKVVVGVISYAGLVVIAWMLSKTVPWTAVPGLARGADLRHDPLTIAVRTSLVLSVAWLVTSMYTLSWYDLIAWMPLAVLAANKLDRIMLMRITPLSLAYVPGRAIDVGPALDFTANRVRDTVSPLVQFAVLAAIVLWWRRPERPELFPFRAPAARASGDATVHAGSVPTAVGPGRPAGPAGRAVKPAASPGRRRR; encoded by the coding sequence GTGAGCGCGCGCCGCCGTCGTCGTCGTCGTCCCGGCAACCCCGCCAAGCCCCCCGCCCCGGTCTACCGGCCCGTGCTCTGGCACCGCGACCACCGGTTCGGGGTCGCCGGCATCGTGGGGGCGACCGCGCTGACCCTGCTGGCCGGGTTCCTCGGGCCCTCGGCGGTGACGCTCACGCTGGGTCCGCGGCGCTCGCTGCTGCCGCCGTGGTACCTACCCGCCGGCGTGGTCCAGCCGAACGAGTGGGTCGTCTCCTCGCTGGTCTGGTCCGCGATCCTCGTCGGCGCGGCCGGGCTGTTCGTCGCCATGCGGGCGCTGGCCGACGGCTGGCAGCCCCGGGTCCGGCGGCTGTTCGCGCTGGGCACCGGGTTGAGCCTGGTCACCATCACCGTGCCGCCGCTGACCTCGGCCGACGTCCTCATGTACGCCGCCTACGGCCGGCTGCAGGCCATCGGCCGCGACCCCTACGAGCTCACCCCCGCCGAGGTGTTCCGCGTGCAGTTCGACCCCGTGCTGCGGTGGACCGAACGCCCCTGGCAGGACACCCCCAGCGTCTACGGGCCCATCACGTCCTGGCTCCAGCTGCTGGCGAACCGGCTGGGCGGGGAGAACATGCACGACATCGTCTTCTGGCTGCAGGTGTTCGCGGTGGTGCCGTTCATCCTGGCCGGGGCCGGCGTCGTCATGCTGGCCCACGGGGACGCCCGCCGGCAGGCCCGCGCAGCGCTGCTGACCATCGCCAACCCCGTGCTCATCTGGGCCGTCGTCGCCGGCGCCCACAACGAGGCCCTGTCGGTGATGTTCGCCGTGGCCGGGCTGATGATGATGCGCAAGAGCCCGTTCGCGGCCGGCATCGGCATCGGGCTGGCGGGCTGCGCCAAGGTCAGCATCGGCATCTGGGGCCTGGCCATGCTGTGGGCCTACCGGCGCGAGCCGAAGAAGGCCCTGCTGCTCTGCCTGGGCACCGCCCTGCCGATGGGCTGGGCCTACGTCATCTGGCAGCCGACGGCGTTCTTTCAGGCGCTGCGCAACGGCGGCTACGTCTCGGTGGGCTCGTGGGCCAACCCCGTCTTCCGGTTCCTCGACCTGTTCATGACCGGCTTCAACGCCAAGGTCGTCGTCGGCGTCATCTCCTACGCGGGGCTGGTCGTCATCGCCTGGATGCTCTCCAAGACGGTGCCCTGGACGGCCGTCCCCGGGCTGGCCCGTGGCGCCGACCTGCGGCACGACCCGCTGACCATCGCCGTGCGCACCTCGCTGGTGCTCAGCGTCGCCTGGCTCGTGACGTCGATGTACACCCTCAGCTGGTACGACCTGATCGCCTGGATGCCGCTGGCCGTGCTGGCGGCCAACAAGCTGGACCGGATCATGCTGATGCGGATCACGCCGCTGTCGCTGGCCTACGTGCCGGGCCGGGCGATCGACGTCGGGCCGGCCCTGGACTTCACCGCCAACCGCGTGCGGGACACCGTCTCGCCCCTCGTCCAGTTCGCCGTGCTGGCGGCCATCGTCTTGTGGTGGCGGCGCCCGGAGCGGCCCGAGCTCTTCCCCTTCCGGGCGCCCGCGGCGCGCGCGTCGGGGGACGCCACCGTGCACGCAGGGTCCGTCCCCACCGCCGTCGGACCCGGCCGGCCGGCCGGACCGGCGGGACGCGCGGTCAAGCCGGCGGCGTCGCCCGGGCGGCGTAGGCGCTGA
- the add gene encoding adenosine deaminase, producing the protein MEEFIAGLPKAELHVHHVGSASPRIVAELAARHPGTVPTDPAELARFFVFEDFPHFIRTYLAVVDLVRTAEDVRLLTYEVARDMAAQNIRYAELTVTPCTSVTDALPVPAFLEALEDARTAAARDLGLELRWIFDIPADFGLPAAELTASAALDHDVPGLVGFGVGGSEVGFPRSMFRDQFDRARAAGLHSVPHAGETTGPETIWDAVLNLGAERVEHGITAVGDPALLAHLAEHGVVLDVCPTSNVALGVVPSLAAHPLPALVAAGVRVTVNTDDPPMFGTDLDREYAIAADLLGLDEAGVADLALAAVDGSFAPDATRAALRAEISAYAARATPPA; encoded by the coding sequence ATGGAGGAGTTCATCGCCGGCCTGCCCAAGGCCGAGCTGCACGTGCACCACGTCGGGTCCGCGTCGCCCCGGATCGTGGCCGAGCTCGCCGCCCGGCACCCGGGCACCGTGCCGACCGACCCCGCCGAGCTCGCCCGGTTCTTCGTCTTCGAGGACTTCCCGCACTTCATCCGCACCTACCTGGCGGTGGTCGACCTGGTCCGGACCGCCGAGGACGTCCGGCTGCTCACCTACGAGGTGGCCCGCGACATGGCGGCGCAGAACATCCGCTACGCCGAGCTGACCGTCACCCCCTGCACCTCCGTCACCGACGCGCTGCCGGTACCGGCGTTCCTGGAGGCGCTCGAGGACGCCCGCACCGCCGCAGCCCGCGACCTGGGCCTGGAGCTGCGCTGGATCTTCGACATCCCCGCCGACTTCGGCCTCCCGGCCGCCGAGCTCACCGCCTCGGCCGCCCTGGACCACGACGTGCCGGGCCTGGTGGGCTTCGGTGTCGGCGGGTCCGAGGTCGGCTTCCCGCGCTCGATGTTCCGCGACCAGTTCGACCGCGCCCGGGCCGCAGGCCTGCACAGCGTCCCGCACGCCGGCGAGACGACGGGACCGGAGACGATCTGGGACGCCGTGCTGAACCTGGGCGCCGAACGGGTCGAGCACGGGATCACCGCCGTGGGCGACCCTGCCCTGCTGGCCCACCTGGCCGAGCACGGCGTGGTCCTCGACGTCTGCCCCACCTCGAACGTCGCGCTCGGGGTGGTCCCGTCCCTGGCCGCGCACCCGCTGCCGGCCCTGGTGGCCGCCGGTGTCCGGGTGACGGTGAACACCGACGACCCGCCGATGTTCGGCACCGACCTGGACCGCGAGTACGCGATCGCCGCCGACCTGCTGGGCCTCGACGAGGCGGGCGTGGCCGACCTGGCCCTCGCGGCGGTCGACGGCTCCTTCGCCCCCGACGCTACCCGGGCCGCGCTGCGGGCCGAGATCAGCGCCTACGCCGCCCGGGCGACGCCGCCGGCTTGA
- a CDS encoding MerR family transcriptional regulator, with translation MRISELARTADVPLATVKFYLREGLLPEGRRTSATQAQYGEAHLERLRLIRALAGPGGLSLAAVRRVVGAIEHPPDGVHELLGVATAAVDEPLAPRDHTAVHALLTSWGWAVQEKDCPSHDQLAAELAALDDAGFALPEGALDAYRRHMEAIATLEVDSVPTGSAAAAVRHVVLGTVLVEPLLLTLRRLAHQELSARRFG, from the coding sequence GTGCGGATCTCGGAACTGGCCCGGACGGCCGACGTGCCGCTGGCGACCGTCAAGTTCTACCTGCGCGAGGGGCTGCTGCCCGAGGGCCGGCGCACGTCGGCCACCCAGGCGCAGTACGGGGAGGCACACCTGGAGCGACTGCGGCTGATCCGGGCGCTGGCCGGGCCCGGCGGGTTGTCGCTGGCCGCCGTCCGCCGGGTCGTCGGGGCGATCGAGCACCCGCCCGACGGCGTGCACGAACTGCTGGGCGTGGCCACGGCCGCGGTCGACGAGCCGCTCGCCCCGCGCGACCACACCGCGGTGCACGCCCTGCTCACCTCCTGGGGCTGGGCGGTGCAGGAGAAGGACTGCCCCAGTCACGACCAGCTGGCCGCCGAGCTCGCCGCCCTCGACGACGCCGGCTTCGCCCTGCCCGAGGGGGCGCTCGACGCCTACCGCCGGCACATGGAGGCGATCGCCACCCTGGAGGTGGACAGCGTCCCCACCGGCTCGGCGGCGGCCGCCGTCCGGCACGTGGTCCTCGGCACGGTGCTGGTCGAGCCGCTGCTGCTGACGCTGCGCCGGCTGGCGCACCAGGAGCTCTCGGCCCGCCGCTTCGGCTGA
- a CDS encoding DUF4188 domain-containing protein — MPPVVPGRMTHDHEGELVVFLIGMRINRPWRPDLWLPVFGAMPKMLAELARDPESGLLGSRLLVGAGGPTLVQYWSSTEKLYAYASQPDAEHRPAWTAFNRRARSAPGAVGIWHETYLVERAESMYVGTPPMGLAAATSSVPVGPRSERARQRLGRAEDEAAAA, encoded by the coding sequence ATGCCACCTGTCGTCCCCGGACGGATGACCCACGACCACGAGGGCGAGCTGGTGGTCTTCCTCATCGGCATGCGCATCAACCGGCCGTGGCGGCCGGACCTGTGGCTGCCGGTCTTCGGCGCCATGCCGAAGATGCTCGCCGAGCTGGCCCGCGACCCAGAGTCGGGGCTGCTCGGCTCCCGGTTGCTGGTCGGGGCGGGCGGACCGACCCTGGTGCAGTACTGGTCCTCGACCGAGAAGCTCTACGCCTACGCCTCGCAACCGGACGCCGAGCACCGGCCGGCCTGGACGGCGTTCAACCGGCGGGCGCGGTCGGCGCCGGGCGCCGTGGGGATCTGGCACGAGACCTACCTCGTCGAGCGGGCGGAGTCCATGTACGTCGGCACGCCACCGATGGGCCTGGCCGCCGCGACGAGCAGCGTCCCCGTCGGCCCGCGGTCGGAGCGGGCGCGGCAGCGGCTGGGCCGGGCCGAGGACGAGGCCGCCGCGGCCTGA
- a CDS encoding DUF2510 domain-containing protein: MSAPDPGWYADPSGSADVFRWWDGAAWSRWLSRDATVGPPEQAPTLAPPVDPADAAGPPPTPPAGVPADPSASAGPPAAAPGPAGVRLPVAVALVAAVVVVAVVAVGAVVSASAQRLPSGPAVAPPTGETGGPAVVYDAATRTASIEELRLVLPVEPYACSASPSPPCRRSPR; this comes from the coding sequence GTGAGCGCTCCGGACCCCGGGTGGTACGCCGACCCCAGTGGCTCCGCCGACGTCTTCCGCTGGTGGGACGGGGCGGCCTGGTCCCGCTGGCTCAGCCGCGACGCCACCGTCGGGCCTCCGGAGCAGGCGCCGACCCTCGCGCCACCGGTCGACCCGGCCGACGCCGCGGGACCACCACCGACCCCGCCCGCCGGGGTCCCGGCCGACCCGTCGGCGTCGGCGGGGCCGCCGGCCGCGGCACCTGGCCCGGCCGGGGTCCGGCTCCCGGTGGCGGTCGCCCTCGTGGCGGCCGTCGTCGTCGTCGCCGTGGTGGCCGTCGGGGCCGTGGTGTCCGCGAGCGCGCAGCGGCTGCCGTCGGGTCCGGCCGTGGCGCCCCCCACGGGCGAGACGGGCGGGCCGGCCGTGGTCTACGACGCCGCGACCCGGACCGCGTCGATCGAGGAGCTGCGGCTGGTGCTGCCCGTCGAGCCCTACGCGTGCAGCGCCTCCCCCAGCCCGCCCTGCCGACGTTCACCTCGGTGA